One region of Hydrogenobaculum sp. Y04AAS1 genomic DNA includes:
- a CDS encoding SCP2 sterol-binding domain-containing protein, whose product MKKAILAMGLVGILSGSANAIVMMDASYARELCSLWDQTPALVGMASSSSEWRGAPVRKLFLYRKDCSPRKQIELYIQNMNGKAECIYGGWAKDGRTGNDFLMYATTKHWIEMGRGEYGPMHAMMFGELSFSGPKFVAMANMGPFSKFLRLLGRIPAQTNVCP is encoded by the coding sequence ATGAAAAAAGCTATTTTAGCTATGGGTTTAGTAGGTATATTGAGCGGTTCTGCTAATGCTATTGTGATGATGGACGCAAGCTATGCCAGAGAGCTTTGTAGTCTTTGGGACCAAACGCCGGCACTGGTGGGTATGGCCTCTTCAAGTAGTGAATGGAGAGGAGCGCCTGTAAGAAAGCTGTTTTTATACAGAAAAGATTGCTCTCCTAGAAAACAAATTGAGCTATATATTCAGAATATGAACGGGAAAGCCGAATGTATTTATGGTGGTTGGGCAAAAGATGGACGCACTGGAAACGATTTTCTTATGTATGCTACCACAAAACATTGGATAGAAATGGGTAGAGGTGAATACGGCCCAATGCATGCCATGATGTTTGGTGAACTCTCATTTTCTGGCCCTAAATTTGTGGCTATGGCTAATATGGGACCGTTTTCAAAGTTTTTAAGGCTTTTAGGAAGAATACCTGCTCAAACCAACGTTTGTCCTTAA
- a CDS encoding serine/threonine protein kinase → MNFEQFIQDKNICFLAKGWRGEIYTYEDNKELFCIKKAIHQEAIYAIKKEANILSFLYADKRFPQIVCQGEDFFVYKYIDGKPFEKVFWLLEEEKKRYVLESILEAAYYLDNIGLNRGEFDKEYKNILIDDSLNIYILDFDRGSFSKNPKNITQFIQSLRRKNILNKDQAIDLGKLYKTNKEKVYVELKKLLSQPPSTF, encoded by the coding sequence GTGAACTTTGAGCAGTTTATACAAGACAAAAATATTTGTTTTTTAGCAAAGGGTTGGCGAGGTGAAATATATACGTATGAAGATAATAAAGAGCTTTTTTGTATAAAAAAAGCCATACATCAAGAGGCCATCTACGCTATAAAAAAAGAGGCAAATATATTGTCATTTCTATATGCTGACAAAAGGTTTCCACAGATAGTATGCCAAGGAGAAGATTTTTTTGTTTACAAATATATAGATGGTAAGCCTTTTGAAAAAGTTTTTTGGCTTTTAGAAGAAGAAAAGAAAAGGTATGTTTTAGAGTCCATATTAGAGGCAGCTTACTATTTGGACAATATAGGATTAAACAGAGGAGAGTTTGATAAAGAATACAAAAATATACTGATAGATGATTCGCTAAATATATACATATTGGATTTTGATAGAGGCAGCTTCTCAAAAAATCCTAAAAATATAACACAATTTATACAGTCTTTAAGGAGAAAAAATATCCTAAACAAAGATCAAGCTATAGACTTAGGGAAGCTATATAAAACAAACAAAGAAAAAGTATATGTTGAGTTAAAAAAACTCCTCTCCCAACCCCCATCCACTTTTTAA
- the purQ gene encoding phosphoribosylformylglycinamidine synthase subunit PurQ translates to MKIGICVFPGSNCDYDTYYIVKDILQEDAELIDYTVGDLERFDAVILPGGFSFGDYLRPGALASKTPLAEAIVNFAAKGRYVLGICNGFQILTELRLLPGALLPNENDRFICKRVNISVENISTAFTKELEEKETIVLPIAHHDGRFYAPEDVLEEIEKNNQVVFRYEGENPNGSLNSIAGVCNKTGNVVGMMPHPERISEDILGGLDGLKIWHSLIA, encoded by the coding sequence ATGAAAATAGGTATTTGCGTGTTTCCGGGTTCTAACTGCGATTACGATACTTACTATATAGTAAAAGACATTTTACAAGAAGACGCAGAGTTAATTGATTATACCGTTGGAGATTTGGAGCGCTTTGACGCCGTTATATTACCAGGAGGGTTTTCTTTCGGAGATTATTTAAGACCGGGGGCTTTAGCTTCCAAAACACCTCTGGCAGAAGCCATAGTAAACTTTGCAGCGAAAGGTAGATATGTGCTTGGTATATGCAACGGATTCCAAATTTTAACAGAGTTAAGACTCTTGCCTGGAGCACTTCTTCCAAACGAAAACGATAGATTTATATGCAAAAGGGTAAATATATCAGTAGAAAATATTTCTACAGCTTTTACAAAAGAATTAGAAGAAAAGGAGACAATAGTGCTACCCATAGCTCACCACGATGGTAGATTTTATGCGCCTGAAGATGTGTTGGAAGAAATTGAGAAGAATAACCAAGTGGTGTTTAGATACGAAGGAGAAAATCCAAACGGTTCTTTGAATTCCATCGCTGGGGTGTGCAACAAAACTGGTAACGTAGTAGGTATGATGCCTCATCCTGAGCGTATATCCGAAGATATTTTAGGTGGTTTGGATGGCCTAAAAATTTGGCATTCTCTTATAGCCTAA
- the trpE gene encoding anthranilate synthase component I has translation MKVNIAKDDFLSLCKDYNTIPLYTEILADSETPFSIFYKLKDEESQNVLLESAETKENWGRYSFICKGKNLRFYQKDDTYFIKDGDTITKGTSKPLEALENLYKSFKFYEDKTLGKFCGGFVGYISYDIVKHYHPIEKYTKAQKSGLDIPDIDMIFTDFLIVFDNLKATIKIIKLIRVRNPKEDYEKALKDIEDIIIKLKNSKGISFLDINNKEPDLKEWSSNMTKEEFINIVNICKNYIENGDVIQVVPSQRFNKKIHTNPINIYRALRYLNPSPYMYFLDFDNVKIIGSSPETLVKIQDDTVEIRPIAGTIKRGKTQEEDEELAKKLLSDEKEIAEHVMLVDLARNDIGAIAEPGSVYVDNMMHIEKFSHVIHIVSNVYGKKAKQHSIFEVIKHALPAGTLSGAPKVRAMQIIEELEPTKRNVYGGAIGYISLNQNIDFAIAIRTATILGNDLYVQAGAGIVADSIPEKEYLESLSKASSVMKAVSVAEASREL, from the coding sequence ATGAAAGTAAATATAGCTAAAGATGATTTTTTAAGCCTTTGTAAAGATTACAATACTATCCCTTTATATACCGAGATATTGGCTGATTCTGAAACTCCTTTTTCTATATTTTATAAGCTAAAAGACGAAGAGAGTCAAAATGTTTTATTAGAAAGCGCCGAAACGAAAGAAAACTGGGGAAGATACTCTTTTATATGTAAGGGTAAAAATTTACGTTTTTATCAAAAAGATGATACTTATTTTATAAAAGATGGCGATACGATAACCAAAGGAACGTCAAAGCCATTAGAAGCTTTAGAAAATCTTTATAAAAGCTTTAAATTTTATGAGGATAAGACACTTGGAAAATTCTGTGGTGGTTTTGTTGGTTATATAAGCTATGATATAGTAAAGCACTATCATCCTATTGAGAAATATACAAAAGCACAAAAATCTGGTTTAGACATACCAGACATAGATATGATATTTACCGATTTTTTAATAGTATTTGATAATTTAAAAGCCACTATTAAAATTATAAAACTTATAAGGGTAAGAAATCCTAAAGAAGATTACGAAAAAGCTTTAAAAGACATAGAAGATATAATTATTAAATTAAAAAATAGCAAAGGTATTTCGTTTCTTGATATAAACAATAAAGAACCCGATTTAAAAGAATGGTCTTCAAATATGACCAAAGAAGAATTTATTAACATAGTTAACATATGCAAAAACTATATAGAAAACGGCGATGTGATACAAGTAGTACCTTCTCAAAGGTTTAACAAAAAAATACATACAAATCCTATAAACATATACAGGGCGCTTAGGTATTTAAACCCGTCTCCATACATGTATTTTTTAGATTTTGATAATGTAAAAATTATAGGTTCTTCTCCAGAAACGTTGGTTAAAATCCAAGACGATACGGTAGAAATAAGACCAATAGCCGGGACTATAAAACGTGGCAAAACCCAAGAAGAAGATGAAGAGCTTGCAAAAAAACTTCTAAGCGATGAAAAAGAAATAGCAGAACACGTCATGCTTGTTGATTTGGCAAGAAACGATATCGGTGCCATAGCAGAGCCTGGAAGTGTTTATGTGGATAACATGATGCATATAGAAAAATTTTCTCATGTCATACATATAGTCTCAAATGTATACGGGAAAAAAGCAAAGCAACATTCTATCTTTGAAGTAATCAAACATGCGTTACCAGCCGGCACTCTATCTGGAGCTCCAAAGGTAAGGGCTATGCAGATTATAGAAGAGTTAGAGCCTACAAAAAGAAATGTATACGGTGGCGCTATTGGTTATATAAGCCTAAATCAAAACATAGATTTTGCTATCGCTATAAGAACAGCTACAATATTGGGCAATGATCTTTATGTGCAAGCAGGGGCTGGTATAGTAGCAGACTCAATACCAGAAAAGGAATATTTAGAATCTTTATCAAAAGCTTCAAGTGTTATGAAAGCTGTAAGCGTTGCAGAAGCTTCTCGTGAACTTTGA
- the dcd gene encoding dCTP deaminase codes for MILSDKTILDYIKSSKIIVEPFDESSLQCSSLDLRLSNSIAFYEELDIIDIKSPIQAKTVTFEEYFIINPGEFLLASTMEYIKLPEFITAFVEGRSSLGRLGLFIENAGWVDAGFEGQITLELYNANKYPIKLYKGMRICQLVFAKLDEIPSKVYRGKYLCQKGATPSKIFMDFDKK; via the coding sequence TTGATATTAAGCGATAAAACCATATTGGACTACATAAAGAGCTCAAAAATTATAGTAGAGCCTTTTGATGAATCTTCTTTGCAATGCTCTTCTTTGGATCTAAGACTTAGTAATTCGATAGCTTTTTACGAAGAGCTAGATATAATAGATATTAAAAGCCCTATACAGGCAAAAACTGTAACTTTCGAAGAATATTTTATTATAAACCCCGGCGAATTTTTATTGGCCTCCACCATGGAATATATAAAACTTCCAGAATTTATAACAGCTTTTGTAGAAGGAAGAAGCTCCTTGGGGCGTCTTGGGCTTTTCATAGAAAATGCTGGTTGGGTAGACGCTGGATTTGAAGGTCAAATTACGCTAGAGCTTTACAATGCTAACAAATATCCTATTAAGCTTTACAAAGGCATGAGGATATGTCAACTTGTTTTTGCTAAACTTGACGAAATACCAAGCAAAGTTTACAGAGGCAAATACTTATGTCAAAAAGGAGCTACACCTTCAAAGATTTTTATGGATTTTGATAAGAAGTAG
- a CDS encoding DHA2 family efflux MFS transporter permease subunit — MSIQEKILHAIIVMIGAFMAILDTTIVDVALPKMIAPLHTDLYGIQWVVTAYMISSAVLLPLIEYIESKVGLKNMFVAGIGLFTAASYMCGVSHRLDEIVLFRSIQGAVEALIMVSAQAILFSIFENKGTAMGIFGLGASLAPAAGPTIGGWLTQHIGWEAIFFVNVPVGILNTFLSIFFLKNLKIGKKIESFNLISLLFISISTISLIVLLSNGQKWGWFSSNITIVFSYIALISFLLYIAIDVYSKNKLIDLSVFSKRNFLMAFLAYLWVLGFSMYAVFYALPLFFEKLKGIESFKTGLMLLPFAISIAVFSTVGGVLSDKKNPKIVLLVSTAIYIGSLYFFLLKFDYYTPKSVAELQLIIVGVGLGLFFPPVTVIALSGLEEKMLIVITILDYIRFIGGSFGTAIATNILNTRTDFHFDNISFIQSFNAFKIKEFLNSNYLSKPIKEAILYKAMELQAFSEAFQDLFFWCVVFALIGVLFFAIDFKMKLKA; from the coding sequence GTGAGCATTCAAGAAAAAATACTTCATGCAATAATCGTAATGATAGGGGCCTTTATGGCTATTTTGGATACCACAATAGTGGATGTCGCTTTGCCTAAAATGATTGCGCCGTTACACACCGATTTGTATGGTATTCAATGGGTAGTTACTGCTTATATGATATCTTCTGCAGTGCTTTTACCTTTAATTGAGTATATAGAATCCAAAGTTGGTTTAAAAAATATGTTTGTAGCGGGTATTGGGCTTTTCACGGCTGCGAGCTACATGTGTGGTGTTTCCCATAGGCTTGATGAAATTGTTTTATTTAGAAGTATTCAGGGGGCTGTGGAAGCTCTTATAATGGTATCAGCTCAGGCAATACTGTTTAGTATTTTTGAAAACAAAGGCACGGCTATGGGTATTTTTGGTCTTGGAGCTAGCTTAGCCCCGGCTGCTGGCCCTACCATAGGTGGATGGCTTACTCAACATATAGGCTGGGAAGCTATATTTTTTGTAAATGTTCCTGTGGGTATTTTAAACACATTTTTATCTATTTTCTTTCTTAAAAACCTAAAAATTGGTAAAAAAATAGAAAGTTTTAACCTGATAAGTCTTCTATTTATAAGTATAAGCACCATATCTTTGATAGTGCTTTTATCAAACGGTCAGAAATGGGGATGGTTTAGTTCAAACATTACTATAGTTTTTTCCTATATAGCTTTGATAAGCTTTTTGCTTTATATAGCAATAGATGTATATTCTAAAAATAAGCTTATAGACCTTAGCGTATTTTCAAAAAGAAACTTTCTTATGGCATTTCTTGCATATTTATGGGTACTTGGTTTTTCTATGTATGCTGTTTTTTATGCATTACCTTTGTTTTTTGAAAAGTTAAAAGGAATAGAGAGTTTTAAAACAGGTCTCATGCTGCTTCCTTTTGCTATTTCTATAGCTGTTTTTTCGACTGTAGGGGGAGTATTGAGCGATAAGAAAAATCCAAAGATCGTTCTTTTGGTATCAACCGCTATATATATTGGAAGTCTTTATTTTTTCTTGTTAAAATTTGATTACTACACACCAAAATCAGTGGCAGAATTACAGCTTATAATAGTTGGTGTTGGACTTGGTTTATTTTTCCCGCCGGTTACCGTTATCGCTTTATCTGGATTAGAAGAAAAAATGCTTATAGTGATTACCATTCTTGATTATATAAGGTTTATAGGGGGCTCTTTTGGTACAGCTATTGCTACAAATATATTAAATACCAGAACAGATTTTCATTTTGACAATATAAGTTTTATCCAAAGTTTTAATGCTTTTAAAATAAAAGAGTTTTTAAATTCCAATTATCTGTCAAAACCAATAAAAGAGGCTATTTTATACAAGGCTATGGAATTACAGGCTTTTTCGGAAGCTTTTCAAGATTTATTTTTCTGGTGTGTGGTGTTTGCCCTTATAGGGGTGTTGTTTTTTGCCATTGATTTTAAGATGAAGTTAAAAGCATAG
- the carB gene encoding carbamoyl-phosphate synthase large subunit yields MKKVIILGSGPNRIGQGIEFDYACVHAIQAVQEEGLDAIMINCNPETVSTDYDTATRLYFEPIVMENVSYVIKRESDVLGVLLQFGGQTPLKLASEFREKNIQVLGTSPDSIDLAEDRGRFNALMKELGILQPEGGIAITKEEAIKVAKDIGYPVLVRPSYVLGGRAMKIVYTESELLDYLEQAVDVSYQRPVLIDKYLNDSIEVDVDALSDGEDVLIGAIMEHIEEAGIHSGDSAASIPPYTLKEDVLKEIREQTIKIAKALKVKGLINLQFAIKDNIPYVLEVNPRASRTVPYVSKSVGYPLAKIATKISLGKRLREIVPEVFDKEHHVASDFLPKDFKYFTIKEAVFPWNKFPEVDPILGPEMKSTGEVMGIGTSFGIAYYKAQLAVGSKISLSGNIFISVADRDKPKITELVSEFLHLGFKVLCTEGTASFLKSKNILVEKVLKVSEGRPNIVDYIANGDIQIIINTPSGHKERSDAFYIRRAAINHKISYTTTIRGGYAILEAIKAIKASNGKIEVFSLQEIR; encoded by the coding sequence ATGAAGAAAGTTATTATATTAGGAAGCGGGCCAAATAGGATAGGCCAAGGCATAGAGTTTGACTATGCTTGTGTACACGCTATACAAGCAGTGCAAGAAGAAGGTCTTGATGCTATTATGATAAACTGTAATCCAGAAACTGTTTCCACAGATTACGATACTGCCACAAGACTTTATTTTGAGCCTATCGTAATGGAAAATGTAAGCTATGTGATAAAAAGGGAGAGTGATGTACTTGGAGTGCTTCTTCAGTTTGGCGGTCAAACACCTTTAAAGCTGGCTAGCGAGTTTAGGGAGAAAAATATTCAAGTGTTGGGGACATCTCCAGACAGCATAGATTTGGCTGAGGATAGGGGAAGGTTTAACGCTTTAATGAAAGAGCTTGGTATTTTGCAACCAGAAGGCGGTATTGCTATCACAAAGGAAGAGGCTATAAAAGTGGCAAAAGATATAGGTTATCCTGTTTTGGTAAGACCCTCTTACGTACTGGGTGGAAGGGCTATGAAAATCGTTTACACAGAAAGCGAGCTTCTTGACTATCTTGAGCAGGCTGTGGATGTTAGCTATCAAAGACCTGTTTTAATAGACAAATATTTGAACGATTCTATAGAAGTAGACGTAGATGCTTTATCAGACGGAGAGGATGTTTTGATAGGTGCTATCATGGAACATATAGAAGAAGCCGGGATTCATTCTGGTGATAGTGCAGCCTCTATCCCGCCTTATACCTTAAAAGAGGATGTTTTAAAAGAGATAAGAGAGCAAACTATAAAAATAGCAAAAGCCTTAAAGGTAAAAGGGCTTATAAATCTTCAATTTGCTATAAAAGACAATATTCCTTATGTGCTTGAAGTAAACCCAAGAGCCTCTAGAACTGTACCTTACGTTAGTAAAAGCGTTGGGTATCCGTTGGCAAAGATAGCTACAAAAATATCACTTGGCAAAAGACTAAGAGAAATTGTCCCTGAAGTGTTTGACAAAGAGCATCATGTTGCATCCGATTTTTTGCCCAAAGATTTTAAATATTTTACCATAAAAGAGGCGGTATTTCCTTGGAATAAATTTCCAGAGGTAGATCCAATATTGGGACCGGAGATGAAGAGCACCGGTGAAGTGATGGGCATTGGTACTTCTTTTGGTATAGCTTACTATAAAGCTCAATTAGCGGTTGGAAGCAAAATATCACTTTCTGGAAACATTTTTATTTCAGTAGCTGATAGAGATAAGCCCAAGATAACTGAGCTAGTATCTGAGTTTTTACATCTTGGCTTTAAAGTACTTTGCACTGAAGGGACCGCGTCTTTCTTGAAATCAAAGAATATTTTGGTGGAAAAAGTTTTAAAAGTTTCAGAAGGGCGTCCAAATATAGTAGATTACATAGCAAATGGAGATATACAGATAATCATAAACACACCCTCTGGTCATAAAGAACGCTCAGACGCTTTTTATATAAGAAGAGCTGCCATAAATCATAAAATATCTTACACCACCACTATAAGAGGAGGATATGCAATACTAGAAGCTATAAAAGCTATAAAAGCTAGCAATGGAAAAATAGAGGTTTTCTCCTTGCAGGAGATAAGGTGA
- the lon gene encoding endopeptidase La: MDLETQNIYVNQEIQKLNLMPLRDIIVFPGMVIPLFVGRPFSVRAIEDAFKHNKLMFFVLQKDRDQEEPKSLNELYKIGTIVKILRAVPLEDGRLKILAQGLEKGELKALEKVNNIYVADVLPIKEEIIKIDDLPPKEKAYVNSIKDLIEKAVNLGKQIIPDFVGIVRETEELDKFLDLVASILDLKAQDAQSILEITDLKKKLVKIHDLLLSEVGILELQNRIKNSAREKMEKEQKEYYLRQQMKAIQEELGESDDRQAEVKEYLEKLKKLKVPKSVKEDIEKQINRLSKMYPESAESTVIRTWLDWIFELPWNKKTKDIFDIEKAQKLLDKDHYDLEKIKERIIEYLSVRKLTKGKGSKSTILCFIGPPGVGKTSLGQSIAKATGRKFVRISLGGIRDEAEIRGHRRTYVGAMPGRIIQAIKQAGVKNPLIMLDEIDKLSVSFQGDPAAALLEVLDPEQNKSFTDLYIGHPFDLSEVLFVATGNRVDTIPQPLLDRMEVLYLSGYSEEEKLHIAKNHLLPAIIKDHGFKESEINIEDEAILEVIRSYTREAGVRNLKQKLASLLRKLAVKKLKGQKPPFVINKTAIKELLGVPRIIREKEELEQAIGLVTGLAWTEVGGEIMYIEVTKLKGKGALILTGSLGDVMKESAQAALSYIKSKADQYGIDSSLFTKYDVHIHVPEGAVPKDGPSAGIAIATGILSIFTEKPVRLDVAMTGEVTLRGRVLPIGGVKEKILAAKRAGIYEVILPSKNKVEVMEDLPDYVKEKMQFHFVDHLDEVFKIVFKDNIVKQKPKKGSKPKKAKEKP, encoded by the coding sequence ATGGATTTAGAAACCCAAAACATTTACGTAAATCAAGAAATTCAAAAGTTAAATTTGATGCCGCTAAGAGATATTATAGTATTTCCCGGAATGGTTATACCACTTTTTGTAGGAAGGCCTTTTTCTGTAAGAGCTATAGAAGATGCTTTTAAACATAATAAGCTTATGTTTTTTGTACTACAAAAAGATAGAGACCAAGAAGAGCCAAAGTCTCTTAACGAGCTATATAAAATAGGTACTATAGTTAAAATACTAAGGGCAGTTCCTCTGGAAGATGGTAGACTTAAGATACTGGCCCAAGGTTTAGAAAAGGGCGAGCTCAAAGCTTTAGAAAAAGTAAACAACATTTATGTTGCAGATGTTTTGCCGATCAAAGAAGAAATAATAAAAATAGATGATTTACCACCAAAAGAAAAGGCTTATGTAAATTCTATAAAAGATTTAATAGAAAAGGCTGTCAATTTGGGTAAGCAAATAATACCTGATTTTGTAGGGATAGTTAGGGAAACCGAAGAGTTAGATAAATTTTTAGATCTTGTCGCTTCTATACTTGATTTAAAAGCCCAAGATGCTCAAAGCATATTAGAGATTACAGATCTTAAGAAAAAGCTTGTCAAAATCCATGATTTGCTCCTTTCGGAAGTGGGCATATTGGAGTTGCAAAATCGAATAAAAAATAGTGCCAGAGAAAAAATGGAAAAGGAGCAAAAAGAATACTATTTAAGACAGCAGATGAAAGCAATACAAGAAGAGCTTGGGGAAAGCGACGATAGACAAGCAGAGGTAAAAGAATATTTAGAGAAATTAAAAAAATTAAAAGTGCCAAAATCTGTAAAAGAAGATATAGAAAAACAGATAAATAGATTATCAAAGATGTATCCAGAATCAGCAGAGAGCACAGTTATAAGGACATGGCTTGATTGGATTTTTGAACTTCCTTGGAACAAAAAAACAAAAGATATCTTTGATATAGAAAAAGCTCAAAAACTTTTGGATAAAGACCATTACGATTTAGAAAAGATAAAAGAGCGTATAATAGAATACTTATCTGTCAGAAAACTTACAAAGGGTAAGGGCTCTAAGTCTACAATACTTTGTTTTATTGGACCACCAGGGGTTGGAAAAACATCCTTGGGGCAATCTATAGCAAAAGCTACAGGAAGAAAATTTGTAAGGATTTCTTTAGGTGGCATAAGAGATGAAGCAGAAATAAGAGGCCATAGGCGAACATACGTAGGGGCTATGCCAGGGCGCATAATTCAAGCCATAAAGCAAGCTGGCGTTAAAAATCCTCTTATCATGCTTGATGAGATAGACAAGCTGTCTGTGTCTTTCCAGGGAGATCCAGCGGCAGCTCTTTTAGAGGTGTTGGATCCAGAACAAAATAAGTCTTTTACGGATCTTTACATAGGGCATCCTTTTGATCTTTCGGAAGTGCTTTTTGTAGCAACTGGCAATAGAGTAGATACTATACCACAACCTCTTTTAGATAGAATGGAAGTGCTTTATCTTTCCGGGTATTCTGAAGAAGAAAAGCTTCATATAGCGAAAAATCATTTGTTACCCGCCATCATAAAAGATCACGGCTTTAAAGAATCGGAAATAAACATAGAAGATGAAGCTATATTAGAAGTTATTAGGAGTTATACAAGAGAGGCAGGTGTTAGAAACCTCAAACAAAAGTTGGCATCTTTATTGAGAAAATTGGCTGTTAAAAAACTAAAAGGTCAAAAACCGCCTTTTGTAATAAATAAAACTGCCATTAAAGAACTCCTTGGCGTACCTCGTATTATCAGAGAAAAAGAAGAATTAGAACAAGCTATTGGTCTTGTTACTGGTCTTGCCTGGACCGAAGTAGGCGGTGAAATAATGTATATAGAGGTTACAAAATTAAAAGGCAAAGGAGCTCTTATATTGACCGGTTCTTTAGGTGATGTTATGAAAGAATCTGCCCAAGCTGCTCTTTCTTATATAAAATCAAAGGCAGATCAGTATGGAATAGATAGCTCCTTGTTTACAAAATACGATGTACATATACACGTTCCAGAAGGTGCTGTACCAAAAGACGGCCCATCGGCTGGCATTGCTATAGCTACTGGTATATTGTCGATATTTACAGAAAAGCCAGTAAGACTTGACGTAGCTATGACGGGCGAGGTTACTTTAAGAGGAAGGGTCTTACCCATAGGTGGTGTTAAAGAAAAGATTCTTGCTGCAAAAAGAGCCGGTATATATGAAGTGATACTACCATCAAAAAACAAAGTTGAAGTAATGGAAGATTTGCCAGATTATGTGAAAGAAAAAATGCAATTTCACTTTGTAGACCATCTAGATGAAGTGTTTAAAATTGTTTTTAAGGATAACATTGTAAAGCAGAAGCCTAAAAAAGGCTCCAAACCCAAAAAAGCTAAGGAGAAGCCTTGA
- a CDS encoding lytic transglycosylase domain-containing protein, translating into MKSFNISILLAMFFVVFSFYTKKVYAFQYKYCFEQAANKYGVNAKLLYAIAKVESNFNSYAINVNADGRSIKEYYPKNKYQAKIVLNYLLSHGYNFDVGIAQINIINIKRWGLNPYALLDPCYNLDVSAKLLRELVDRYGLSWQAIWHYNGRPSYAYKVYHALIWLQNHNSIYATSYQNP; encoded by the coding sequence ATGAAAAGTTTTAATATAAGTATACTTTTGGCAATGTTTTTCGTTGTTTTCAGCTTTTACACTAAAAAGGTATACGCTTTTCAATATAAATATTGCTTTGAACAGGCCGCAAATAAGTATGGTGTAAATGCAAAACTCCTTTATGCCATAGCAAAGGTTGAGAGCAATTTTAATTCATATGCAATAAATGTGAATGCCGATGGTAGAAGTATAAAAGAATATTATCCAAAGAATAAATATCAAGCCAAAATAGTGTTAAATTATTTGCTTAGTCATGGCTACAACTTTGATGTAGGAATAGCTCAAATAAATATAATAAACATAAAAAGATGGGGTTTGAACCCTTACGCTCTGTTAGATCCTTGTTATAACCTTGACGTATCTGCTAAACTTTTGAGAGAGCTTGTGGATAGGTACGGGCTTAGCTGGCAAGCCATATGGCATTACAACGGAAGGCCTTCTTACGCTTATAAAGTATACCATGCGCTCATATGGCTTCAAAACCATAATAGCATATACGCTACTTCTTATCAAAATCCATAA
- the purS gene encoding phosphoribosylformylglycinamidine synthase subunit PurS, which translates to MKKRVIITPKEGILDPQGRALKDVLNEAGFDIKDVRIGKIIEIEADSLENLQKMIEDYIINPLIEDYEVL; encoded by the coding sequence ATGAAGAAAAGAGTAATAATAACACCAAAAGAAGGTATTCTAGATCCTCAAGGTAGGGCTTTAAAAGATGTGTTAAACGAAGCTGGTTTCGATATAAAAGATGTAAGAATAGGGAAAATAATAGAAATAGAAGCTGATTCACTTGAAAATCTACAAAAGATGATTGAAGATTATATTATAAATCCACTTATTGAAGATTACGAAGTGCTATGA